In a genomic window of Hyphomicrobiales bacterium:
- a CDS encoding protein-L-isoaspartate O-methyltransferase, which translates to MEDFEQARTRMVIAQVQPNDVSDPRLLAALLEIPRERFVPASRRAIAYIDEDVLLKPADGRNPARYLMEPMPFAKLVQLADILPADLVLDIGCGTGYSSAVLSRLADSVVALECDEELAAAANETLPELEIGNVAVVTGPLNQGYPEEGPYDAIVLNGAVSQVPEALFEQLKEGGRLVAILVEEGRSQAWLFTRHGGRATGRPASNASAKPLPGFAREEGFVF; encoded by the coding sequence ATGGAAGATTTCGAGCAAGCCCGCACCCGCATGGTTATCGCCCAGGTGCAGCCGAACGACGTCTCGGACCCCCGGCTGCTCGCCGCGCTGCTCGAAATCCCGCGCGAGCGATTTGTTCCCGCGAGCCGACGCGCCATCGCCTATATCGACGAGGACGTGCTCCTGAAGCCCGCCGACGGCCGCAATCCGGCCCGCTATTTGATGGAGCCGATGCCGTTCGCCAAGCTGGTGCAGCTGGCCGACATCCTGCCCGCCGATCTGGTGCTCGATATCGGTTGCGGCACCGGCTATTCCTCCGCCGTGCTGTCGAGGCTCGCCGACTCGGTGGTGGCGCTCGAATGCGACGAGGAGCTTGCCGCCGCCGCCAACGAGACGCTGCCGGAGCTCGAGATCGGCAATGTCGCCGTTGTCACCGGCCCCTTGAACCAGGGCTATCCCGAGGAGGGGCCGTATGACGCGATCGTGCTCAACGGGGCGGTGTCGCAGGTCCCCGAAGCGCTGTTCGAGCAGCTCAAGGAAGGCGGGCGCCTGGTTGCCATCCTCGTCGAGGAAGGGCGCAGCCAGGCGTGGCTGTTCACCCGCCATGGCGGCCGCGCGACCGGCCGGCCGGCAAGCAACGCCTCGGCCAAACCGCTGCCCGGCTTCGCGCGCGAGGAAGGCTTCGTCTTCTAG